The Priestia megaterium NBRC 15308 = ATCC 14581 region GCAACTGGAAGGGCTCCTTTTATGTTTAAAGATCTGCGTGAAGAGTTGGATATTCAAACATATATTAGCTTTAATGGTCAGTACATTGTTTTAAATGGAGAAGTTCTTTACAAAAACCCGTTAAATAAAGAAGAACTTCAAGATTTAACAGCTTTTGCTGTTGAGCATGATCACCCTGTCGTATACATGGATCATGAAGATATGAAATCAAACATTGAGTTTCATGACTATATCGAATCCAGCATCAGCACGCTGAAAATTGGATTTAACCACCCTCACCACGATCCTACTTATTTCGAAGGGCGTGAAATTTATCAATCCCTCTTATTCTGTACAACGGGAGAAGAAGCTCCTTATGAAGAAAAATTTAAGAAATTTGACTTTATTCGCTGGCATGAATTTTCAACTGATGTTTTGCCAAAAGGTGGATCAAAAGCGCGAGGAATTGAGACCATGATTGAAAAGCTTGGCTTTGACAAAAAAGATGTATATGCATTCGGAGACGGCTTAAACGATATCGAAATGCTAGAATTTGTCGGAAATGGAGTAGCGATGGGAAATGCGGAAGAAGTCGTGAAAGAAGTTGCTAATCTTGTTACAAAAGATGTAGCAGAAGATGGTATTCTCCACGGATTAGAGCTAGTAGGATTATTAAAGTAAGAAAAACGCGAGCTCTAGCTCGCGTTTTTTA contains the following coding sequences:
- a CDS encoding Cof-type HAD-IIB family hydrolase — translated: MERKIIFFDIDGTLLDHDKKLPASTKKAVQLLKEQGHEVAIATGRAPFMFKDLREELDIQTYISFNGQYIVLNGEVLYKNPLNKEELQDLTAFAVEHDHPVVYMDHEDMKSNIEFHDYIESSISTLKIGFNHPHHDPTYFEGREIYQSLLFCTTGEEAPYEEKFKKFDFIRWHEFSTDVLPKGGSKARGIETMIEKLGFDKKDVYAFGDGLNDIEMLEFVGNGVAMGNAEEVVKEVANLVTKDVAEDGILHGLELVGLLK